Proteins encoded by one window of Longimicrobiales bacterium:
- a CDS encoding gamma-glutamyl-gamma-aminobutyrate hydrolase family protein, with translation MEYTGIRSRTEPRPLIGVPAQTLQAIDGIPAELPHSWVMNHRYLTALAAVGAAPVLVPLLVHNIEALRGVYESLDGVFIAGGVDVDPSSYAAERGAFCGRTDLDRDAVEIQLARWAREDGKPVFGVCRGLQVVNVAAGGSLLQDCAADAPGSLKHDYFPNAGYARDFLAHSVRVEPGSRLHEIFGADEVQVNSMHHQVVERLADGLVVTATAPDGLIEAIEAPGEPFTLGVQWHPEMLIDSDVGTRRLFEAFVEASAARRGVLS, from the coding sequence ATGGAATACACCGGCATCAGGAGCAGAACCGAGCCGCGGCCGCTGATCGGCGTGCCCGCTCAGACGCTCCAGGCGATCGATGGAATACCCGCGGAGCTGCCGCACTCGTGGGTGATGAACCACCGCTACCTGACGGCGCTCGCCGCGGTCGGCGCAGCGCCCGTTCTCGTCCCCCTGCTCGTACACAATATCGAGGCATTGCGCGGCGTCTACGAGTCGCTCGACGGCGTGTTCATCGCCGGCGGCGTCGATGTCGACCCGTCCAGCTACGCTGCGGAGCGCGGTGCCTTCTGCGGCCGCACTGACCTGGATCGGGATGCTGTGGAGATCCAGCTGGCGCGGTGGGCGCGCGAGGACGGCAAGCCGGTGTTCGGCGTGTGTCGCGGGTTGCAGGTAGTGAACGTCGCGGCGGGGGGCTCGCTGCTGCAGGACTGCGCCGCGGACGCGCCGGGCTCGCTCAAGCACGACTACTTCCCGAATGCAGGATACGCCCGCGACTTCCTCGCCCACAGCGTTCGCGTGGAGCCGGGCTCGCGGCTGCACGAGATTTTCGGCGCGGACGAGGTGCAGGTGAACAGCATGCACCATCAGGTAGTCGAACGCCTGGCGGATGGCCTGGTCGTCACTGCGACGGCGCCGGACGGGCTGATCGAGGCGATCGAGGCGCCGGGCGAGCCGTTCACGCTGGGCGTGCAGTGGCATCCGGAGATGCTTATCGACAGCGATGTCGGCACGCGGAGGCTGTTCGAAGCGTTCGTCGAGGCGAGTGCGGCGCGGCGCGGCGTGCTGAGCTAA
- a CDS encoding ADOP family duplicated permease gives MSLLSRARSLLRGLRGSPDRGHARLDSDLEDEFSAHIALRTDHLIQSGLSPVAAARRARLEFGSADRFREESRQARGLRLYDELRSDLHFAARSLARRPMFTVIAVLTLALGVGSNAAVFSLVNATLLRPLPFEDPDRLVVLQQAIAEDDRAPRALRWSYPEYDALQAAVGAFSDIASYAAATVNLRVEGGALRTSIEHVSAGYLETLRVVPIRGRTFLPEEDAVPGARPVAILAHAEWQQHFGSDAAVIGRTVRVNGVPLEVVGVAPPGFRGMTGEAALWIPQAMAPTVSYAGQLTSSQHFHSVIARLAGGVTIEQARAEVAVAGANAAAAARGAEAGAWSADVVPLDAARRSPEAVRARVVLAGAVSLVLLIAAVNLTALFLARAVERSRELALRTALGAGRRRLIRQIMTEGAAIGTLGAVLGVALAAQLIRTLAAVAADRLAGPGPWFADMTSFDAPTLDWRVAAFTAVIAMGAGLAAALLPALRATRGALSATLKIGARGSTMGVGTLRRPTALSVAAVAQVASALVLVVGAALLLRELERLRAVDPGYTAEELITLSVAGDHVDMDFATAHAIGAPMLERMLERVQAVPGVTAATLSFCTPYMGCSSTPLYLDATSPPDAPVVGRHYVAPDHFRTFGIPLLRGRGLTADDREGRPRVAVINETAARTFWPGEDPIGKRVRFGSGGGFASPDSLTEIVGVVGDVVYGNPRDPIEPDFYTSYLQFTWPRAIVTARAAGDPLTLVPALRSAVAADGSLAVHDVRSMQQRSDDVLSNERFAVLSMTAFAALGLLLALAGVYGVMAYSVAQRRREMGIRLALGATRGGILRFVVVQGVAVAAAGVLIGALATAGVTRALGALIPGAGAPAPLVTGAIALLLMLVCAAACVLPARSAARVDPVQTLAAD, from the coding sequence ATGAGCCTGCTGTCACGCGCTCGTTCGCTGCTCCGGGGGCTGCGCGGATCGCCCGATCGGGGTCATGCGCGCCTGGACTCGGATCTCGAGGACGAGTTCAGCGCCCACATCGCGCTCCGAACGGATCACCTGATACAGTCCGGCTTGTCGCCGGTCGCGGCGGCACGCAGGGCACGGCTGGAGTTTGGCAGCGCGGACCGGTTCAGGGAAGAGAGCCGCCAGGCTCGCGGTCTGCGGCTGTACGATGAGCTGCGCTCGGATCTGCACTTCGCAGCGCGCTCACTGGCGCGGCGTCCGATGTTCACCGTGATCGCCGTACTGACACTGGCGCTGGGCGTGGGCTCGAATGCGGCAGTGTTCAGCCTGGTGAATGCGACGCTGCTGCGACCGCTGCCGTTCGAGGATCCTGACCGCCTGGTCGTGCTGCAGCAGGCCATTGCCGAAGACGATCGTGCGCCCCGGGCGCTGCGGTGGTCGTATCCGGAATATGACGCGCTGCAGGCGGCCGTCGGCGCATTCAGTGACATCGCGTCATACGCCGCAGCTACAGTTAACCTGCGCGTCGAGGGCGGCGCATTGCGCACGTCCATCGAGCACGTGTCGGCAGGGTATCTCGAGACGCTGCGCGTTGTGCCGATCCGCGGTCGTACGTTCCTGCCGGAGGAGGATGCGGTGCCGGGCGCGCGCCCGGTGGCCATCCTCGCGCATGCGGAGTGGCAGCAGCATTTCGGATCCGACGCTGCAGTCATTGGACGGACTGTGCGCGTGAACGGCGTTCCCCTGGAGGTGGTCGGCGTGGCGCCGCCCGGCTTCCGCGGCATGACGGGTGAGGCGGCGCTGTGGATTCCGCAGGCGATGGCGCCGACCGTCAGCTACGCCGGGCAGCTCACATCGTCGCAGCACTTCCATTCGGTGATCGCGCGCCTCGCGGGTGGCGTCACGATCGAGCAGGCGCGCGCCGAGGTTGCTGTGGCGGGAGCGAATGCCGCAGCGGCTGCCCGTGGCGCCGAGGCGGGAGCATGGAGTGCGGACGTCGTGCCGCTCGATGCAGCGCGGCGGAGCCCGGAGGCGGTGCGCGCGCGTGTCGTGCTTGCGGGCGCTGTGTCGCTCGTGCTGCTGATCGCCGCGGTGAACCTGACTGCGCTGTTCCTGGCGAGGGCAGTGGAGCGGTCCCGTGAGCTCGCGCTTCGTACCGCACTCGGCGCGGGGCGACGTCGTCTGATCCGGCAGATAATGACGGAAGGCGCAGCGATCGGTACGCTCGGCGCAGTGCTCGGAGTGGCGCTTGCCGCTCAGCTGATCCGAACGCTCGCCGCCGTGGCCGCAGATAGACTTGCGGGGCCCGGTCCATGGTTCGCGGACATGACGTCGTTCGATGCGCCGACGCTCGACTGGCGCGTTGCGGCGTTCACAGCCGTCATCGCAATGGGCGCCGGTCTGGCGGCCGCGCTGCTGCCGGCGCTGCGCGCGACGCGCGGTGCGCTGAGCGCCACGCTCAAGATCGGCGCGCGTGGCAGCACCATGGGGGTCGGCACGTTGCGCCGACCGACCGCACTGTCCGTTGCAGCGGTCGCGCAGGTCGCCAGTGCGCTCGTGCTGGTCGTCGGGGCGGCGCTCCTGCTGCGTGAGCTCGAGCGATTGCGTGCGGTGGATCCCGGCTACACGGCGGAAGAGCTGATCACGCTGAGCGTCGCCGGCGACCACGTGGACATGGACTTTGCCACCGCGCATGCGATCGGCGCGCCGATGCTGGAACGGATGCTCGAGCGGGTACAGGCGGTGCCTGGCGTCACGGCTGCGACGCTGAGCTTCTGCACCCCGTACATGGGCTGCTCATCGACGCCGCTCTACCTCGATGCCACGTCACCGCCCGATGCGCCCGTGGTCGGCCGGCACTACGTGGCGCCGGACCATTTCCGCACGTTCGGCATTCCGCTTCTGCGCGGTCGCGGCCTGACCGCTGACGATCGCGAGGGTCGGCCGCGCGTCGCAGTGATCAACGAGACTGCCGCGCGCACGTTCTGGCCCGGAGAGGACCCGATCGGGAAACGGGTTCGTTTCGGCAGTGGCGGCGGCTTCGCATCGCCGGATTCCCTGACCGAGATCGTCGGTGTGGTCGGCGACGTAGTCTATGGCAATCCACGTGACCCGATCGAACCGGACTTCTACACGTCCTACCTGCAGTTCACGTGGCCCCGTGCCATCGTCACGGCGCGCGCAGCCGGTGACCCGCTCACGCTCGTGCCCGCGCTGAGGAGCGCAGTCGCGGCTGATGGAAGCCTCGCCGTGCACGACGTGCGCTCGATGCAGCAGCGCAGCGACGACGTGCTGTCGAACGAACGGTTCGCGGTACTGTCGATGACGGCGTTCGCGGCACTCGGCCTGCTGCTCGCACTCGCAGGCGTATACGGGGTGATGGCGTATTCCGTCGCACAGCGCCGGCGTGAGATGGGCATCAGGCTCGCACTCGGCGCTACCCGAGGCGGAATACTGCGATTCGTCGTGGTCCAGGGCGTCGCCGTTGCAGCGGCGGGCGTCCTGATCGGAGCACTGGCGACGGCCGGCGTGACACGCGCGCTGGGCGCACTGATCCCGGGGGCGGGTGCCCCAGCGCCGCTGGTGACCGGCGCGATCGCGCTGCTGCTCATGCTCGTGTGCGCCGCCGCGTGCGTTCTGCCCGCGCGATCGGCGGCGCGGGTGGATCCGGTCCAAACCCTCGCTGCGGACTGA
- a CDS encoding alpha/beta hydrolase-fold protein, which yields MPEWKDYPAAVDPSRHGVVGCIKQLERVHSPQLGNDRDLLVYLPPSYDDGSNARYPVVYMHDGQNLFDPATSFAGEWAVDQTLEAASEDGLEVIVVAIPNMGPERTDEYSPFRDETLDGGQGGGGRGELYLRFIAETVKPLVDRSFRTLTDPANTGISGSSMGGLISLYAFFRYRHVFGFAGVMSPSLWFADRAMLEWVKRQQFVGGRIYIDVGMKEGERTLQDVMLLRDILEAKGYRNLDDLMFVVDTAGDHSERAWARRVRRKLAFVLGQSARRG from the coding sequence ATGCCGGAGTGGAAGGACTACCCTGCTGCCGTCGATCCATCGCGTCATGGCGTCGTCGGCTGCATCAAGCAGCTGGAGCGCGTGCACAGCCCGCAGCTCGGCAATGACCGCGACCTGCTCGTGTACCTGCCGCCGTCCTACGATGACGGCAGCAATGCGCGGTACCCCGTCGTCTACATGCACGACGGCCAGAACCTCTTCGACCCCGCAACGAGCTTCGCGGGCGAGTGGGCCGTCGATCAGACGCTGGAGGCGGCGAGCGAGGATGGTCTCGAGGTCATTGTCGTCGCCATCCCGAACATGGGGCCGGAGCGCACCGACGAATACAGCCCGTTCCGCGACGAGACGCTGGACGGCGGCCAGGGTGGCGGCGGGCGCGGCGAGCTGTACCTGCGCTTCATTGCCGAAACCGTGAAGCCGCTCGTCGACCGGTCCTTCCGTACGCTGACCGACCCGGCGAACACCGGCATCTCCGGCTCATCGATGGGCGGTCTGATCAGCCTCTACGCGTTCTTCAGATACCGCCACGTGTTCGGCTTTGCCGGCGTCATGAGCCCGTCGCTCTGGTTTGCGGACCGGGCCATGCTCGAATGGGTGAAGCGGCAGCAGTTCGTGGGCGGCCGCATCTACATCGATGTGGGAATGAAGGAAGGCGAGCGCACGCTGCAGGATGTCATGCTGTTGCGCGACATACTCGAGGCGAAAGGCTACCGCAACCTGGACGACCTGATGTTCGTGGTCGATACGGCCGGGGACCACAGCGAGCGCGCATGGGCGCGGCGCGTCCGGCGGAAGCTGGCGTTCGTGCTCGGCCAGTCGGCCCGACGCGGCTGA
- a CDS encoding PadR family transcriptional regulator, which translates to MGKLAELLPGTLDMLVLKAVSLGQLHGYGVLLRIEQITGGALQVQQGALYPALHRLEHQGMLQTEWGVSENNRRAKYYKLTAAGRRRLGAEVSSWTALSDAIALALSAAPQEG; encoded by the coding sequence ATGGGGAAACTGGCAGAGCTGCTGCCCGGCACACTCGACATGCTCGTGCTCAAGGCAGTATCGCTCGGGCAGCTGCACGGGTACGGCGTGCTGCTGCGCATCGAGCAGATCACCGGCGGTGCACTCCAGGTGCAGCAGGGGGCGCTGTACCCTGCGCTGCATCGCTTGGAGCATCAGGGCATGCTCCAGACGGAGTGGGGTGTGTCGGAGAACAACCGCCGAGCGAAGTACTACAAGCTGACGGCGGCGGGCCGGCGGCGCCTGGGCGCGGAGGTCTCGAGCTGGACGGCGCTCTCGGACGCGATCGCGCTGGCTCTCAGCGCGGCGCCGCAGGAGGGCTGA
- a CDS encoding PadR family transcriptional regulator: MSLGELQHLVMLAVVRLRDDAYGAAIRDELRRVAGRSVSVQTVWVTLVRLEEQGLTGSDDVAAPEGGRPRRVFRLTPAGWRALEEARVSMARMWEGVVRP, from the coding sequence GTGAGCCTCGGTGAACTGCAGCACCTGGTGATGCTGGCCGTCGTCCGACTTCGCGACGACGCGTATGGCGCCGCGATCCGCGACGAGCTGCGTCGCGTGGCGGGACGTTCCGTTTCCGTGCAGACGGTGTGGGTCACGCTGGTGCGGCTGGAGGAGCAGGGGCTGACGGGGTCGGACGATGTGGCGGCGCCGGAAGGCGGCCGGCCGCGGCGCGTGTTCCGGCTGACCCCGGCGGGGTGGCGGGCGCTGGAGGAGGCGCGCGTGTCCATGGCTCGGATGTGGGAGGGAGTGGTGCGACCGTGA
- a CDS encoding carboxylate-amine ligase yields the protein MKPPSLTIGIEEEYQIIDPQTRELRSYISEILKEDELILREVKPELHQSIVEVGTTICQTPLEARRELIRLRALVLGLARKKNLAIAAAGTHPFSSWVDQEITPLERYVGVKQDMQDLAQQLLIFGTHVHIGIEDREFLIDAMNVSRYFLPHLLCLTSSSPFWVGRNTGLMSYRSVIFRNFPRTGIPRVMHSYGDYSYLLERLVRTRCIPDGSKIYWDVRPHHNYPTLEFRFADVCTRVDEAVCLAAILQAIIAKVYRLRRDNMTFRVYPSDLIEENKWRAVRYGMHGQLIDFGKERECPARDLILELIEWFIDDVVDELGSRAEVEYAYRILENGSSADRQLRVFQETGDLHAVVDSLVRETAEGVDQPLPMR from the coding sequence ATGAAGCCGCCGTCGCTCACCATCGGTATCGAGGAAGAATACCAGATCATCGACCCGCAGACGCGTGAGTTGCGCTCCTACATCAGCGAGATCCTGAAGGAGGACGAGCTGATCCTGCGCGAGGTGAAGCCGGAGCTGCACCAGTCGATCGTGGAGGTCGGCACCACGATATGCCAGACACCACTGGAGGCACGCCGCGAGCTCATTCGGCTGCGGGCGCTCGTGCTCGGGCTGGCGCGCAAGAAGAATCTGGCCATCGCCGCAGCGGGCACCCATCCGTTCTCATCATGGGTCGACCAGGAGATCACGCCGCTCGAGCGGTATGTCGGCGTGAAGCAGGACATGCAGGACCTGGCGCAGCAGCTGCTGATCTTCGGCACGCACGTGCACATCGGCATCGAGGACCGCGAGTTCCTGATCGATGCGATGAACGTCAGCCGCTACTTCCTCCCCCACCTGCTCTGCCTCACGTCCAGCTCACCGTTCTGGGTCGGGCGGAACACCGGACTCATGTCATACCGCAGCGTCATCTTCCGCAACTTCCCGCGCACCGGCATACCGCGTGTCATGCACTCGTACGGCGACTACTCGTACCTGCTCGAGCGGCTGGTCCGGACGCGCTGCATACCGGACGGATCGAAGATCTACTGGGACGTGCGACCGCACCACAACTACCCGACGCTGGAGTTCCGCTTCGCGGACGTATGCACGCGCGTCGATGAGGCCGTCTGCCTGGCCGCCATCCTCCAGGCCATCATCGCCAAGGTCTACCGGCTGCGCCGCGACAACATGACGTTCCGCGTTTATCCCTCGGACCTGATCGAGGAGAACAAGTGGCGCGCCGTCCGCTACGGCATGCACGGCCAGCTGATCGACTTCGGCAAGGAGCGCGAGTGTCCTGCGCGCGACCTGATCCTGGAGCTGATCGAATGGTTCATCGACGATGTGGTGGACGAGCTGGGCAGCCGCGCCGAGGTCGAGTACGCCTACCGCATCCTCGAGAACGGCTCCAGCGCGGACCGCCAGCTGCGCGTGTTCCAGGAAACGGGAGACCTCCACGCAGTCGTCGATTCGCTGGTCCGCGAAACGGCGGAGGGCGTGGATCAGCCACTTCCGATGCGCTAG
- a CDS encoding alpha/beta hydrolase-fold protein — protein MWHREYQRWYSPTLGRDMELLVLGHSGARVLVFPTSQGRFFEWEDRQMDAALGEHLANGWLQLFCVDSVDAESWYDRSRPPGDRAWRHELYDRYILNEVLPFTQHRNPNPFLIVTGASLGAYHAVNFAFRHPHLVGRVIGLSGMYNIKELTRGYSDANVYANDPSSYMQHVGDAGWYDALRRMDIILVIGRDDPHYEDNVHLSNVLWSRGIWHAFRPWDGWAHDWPYWKQMIRTYVGG, from the coding sequence TTGTGGCACCGTGAATATCAGCGCTGGTACAGCCCGACACTCGGTCGTGACATGGAGCTGCTCGTCCTCGGCCACAGCGGCGCGCGTGTCCTCGTGTTCCCTACATCGCAGGGCCGGTTCTTCGAATGGGAGGACCGCCAGATGGACGCTGCACTCGGCGAACACCTGGCGAACGGATGGCTCCAGCTGTTCTGCGTCGACAGCGTCGATGCGGAGAGCTGGTACGATCGGTCCCGCCCGCCCGGCGACCGTGCATGGCGGCACGAGCTCTACGACCGGTACATCCTGAACGAAGTGCTGCCGTTCACGCAGCACCGCAACCCGAACCCGTTCCTGATTGTGACCGGTGCAAGCCTCGGCGCGTATCACGCCGTCAATTTCGCATTCCGCCACCCGCACCTGGTCGGCCGCGTCATCGGCCTGAGCGGGATGTACAATATCAAGGAGCTCACACGCGGCTACTCGGACGCGAACGTGTACGCGAACGACCCCTCCAGCTACATGCAGCACGTGGGCGACGCGGGCTGGTACGACGCTCTGCGTCGCATGGACATCATTCTCGTCATCGGCCGGGACGATCCGCATTACGAGGACAACGTCCACCTGTCCAACGTGCTGTGGAGCCGCGGCATCTGGCACGCGTTCCGGCCCTGGGATGGCTGGGCGCACGACTGGCCGTACTGGAAGCAGATGATCAGAACGTACGTGGGGGGCTGA
- a CDS encoding winged helix-turn-helix domain-containing protein has protein sequence MRARGTPVSLTPREFALLEYLMRNAGRSLSRTMVMENVWGIRFVRELTSSTCSSNSRRNKIDPERKLIGTVRGFGYILHDTEAAT, from the coding sequence TTGCGCGCAAGGGGCACACCGGTCTCCCTGACGCCGCGCGAGTTCGCGCTGCTGGAGTACCTCATGCGCAACGCCGGCCGCTCGCTCTCCCGCACGATGGTCATGGAGAACGTCTGGGGGATCCGTTTCGTGCGGGAACTAACGTCGTCGACGTGTTCATCAAATTCGCGGCGCAACAAGATCGATCCGGAACGGAAGCTGATCGGCACCGTCCGCGGGTTCGGCTACATCCTGCACGACACGGAAGCGGCGACGTAA
- a CDS encoding sensor histidine kinase codes for MNVHPVFVNLVANAVRFTDRGEVIIRARVLEDGGVEVTVADTGRGIQPEELPRVFDRFYRGDAARGADGSGLGLAIARLIVEQHGGSVEAESEPGRGSTFRVVLPA; via the coding sequence ATGAACGTTCACCCGGTCTTCGTCAACCTGGTCGCGAACGCCGTGCGGTTCACGGATCGCGGTGAAGTGATCATTCGCGCGCGTGTGCTGGAGGACGGCGGCGTGGAGGTCACCGTCGCGGATACGGGGCGCGGGATCCAGCCGGAGGAGCTGCCCCGCGTGTTCGACCGCTTCTATCGCGGCGATGCAGCGCGCGGCGCGGACGGCAGCGGGCTCGGCCTCGCGATCGCACGGCTGATCGTGGAGCAGCACGGCGGCAGCGTCGAAGCGGAGAGCGAGCCGGGGCGCGGGAGTACGTTCAGGGTGGTGCTGCCGGCGTGA
- a CDS encoding ATP-grasp domain-containing protein, whose protein sequence is METILCLSSYSKGHEFLRECAENGARTILITVEKLRDADWPRDMLAELYLLPTLDNVEHVINAVSYLARTERFSRIVALDEFDMELAATLREHLRVPGLGVTATRAVRDKLTMRELTRDAGLAVPEFTGMLNHDVVSAFMESTDGPWVLKPRSQASAIGIRKVHEPSELWPLLETLGDRQSHHLLERYIPGNVYHVDGIVADGAMKIMEVHRYAQPPFDVMHAGGVFCSRTVQRGGEEEAALREQTTRLVSAVGLRNGAVHAEFIRAADTGVYYFLEIAARVGGAHIADMVHASAGVDLWREWARLELALARNTSYTPPQFGRAHAGVLISLARQEWPDTSAYDDPEIVWRLRMRHHAGLVVAAPEAARVEQLLDTYLHRFHADFYTSMPAPDRATQ, encoded by the coding sequence ATGGAGACGATCCTCTGCCTCAGCAGCTACAGCAAGGGCCACGAGTTCCTGCGCGAATGTGCCGAGAACGGCGCGCGCACGATCCTCATCACGGTCGAGAAGCTGCGCGATGCGGACTGGCCGCGCGACATGCTGGCGGAGCTGTACCTGCTGCCGACGCTCGACAATGTCGAGCACGTCATCAATGCCGTCAGCTATCTCGCCCGCACGGAGCGCTTCTCGCGGATCGTCGCCCTCGATGAGTTCGACATGGAGCTGGCCGCAACGCTGCGCGAGCACCTGCGCGTGCCCGGCCTCGGCGTCACCGCGACGCGCGCGGTACGTGACAAGCTGACGATGCGCGAGCTCACACGGGACGCCGGGCTGGCCGTGCCGGAGTTCACAGGTATGCTGAATCACGATGTGGTCAGCGCGTTCATGGAGTCTACCGACGGGCCGTGGGTGCTCAAGCCGCGCTCGCAGGCATCCGCCATCGGCATCCGCAAGGTGCACGAGCCGTCCGAGCTGTGGCCGTTGCTCGAAACGCTCGGCGACAGGCAGTCTCACCACCTGCTCGAGCGGTACATACCCGGCAACGTCTACCACGTCGACGGCATTGTCGCCGACGGCGCCATGAAGATCATGGAGGTCCACCGCTACGCGCAGCCGCCCTTCGACGTGATGCATGCGGGCGGCGTATTCTGCAGCCGCACCGTCCAGCGCGGCGGGGAGGAGGAGGCCGCACTGCGTGAGCAGACCACTCGGCTGGTCAGTGCGGTCGGCCTGCGCAATGGTGCGGTCCACGCTGAGTTCATCCGCGCGGCGGACACGGGTGTCTACTACTTCCTCGAGATCGCAGCACGAGTGGGAGGCGCGCACATCGCCGACATGGTGCACGCATCGGCAGGCGTCGACCTGTGGCGGGAATGGGCACGTCTCGAGCTGGCACTGGCCCGCAATACATCCTACACGCCGCCGCAGTTCGGCCGCGCGCATGCCGGCGTGCTGATCTCGCTGGCGCGGCAGGAATGGCCCGACACCTCGGCATATGATGATCCCGAGATCGTCTGGCGGCTGCGCATGCGGCACCACGCAGGGCTCGTCGTCGCGGCGCCGGAGGCCGCGCGCGTGGAGCAGCTGCTCGACACGTACCTGCACCGGTTCCACGCGGACTTCTATACGTCCATGCCCGCACCGGATCGAGCGACCCAGTAG